In Zalophus californianus isolate mZalCal1 chromosome 17, mZalCal1.pri.v2, whole genome shotgun sequence, one DNA window encodes the following:
- the LOC113936472 gene encoding uncharacterized protein LOC113936472 isoform X4, with protein sequence MLPVGPEASPWQVQGAAPPGVPPPRRQGLTWATSVLAPGEPDGAVLGLDHPPCRRCRTPEGLEGEALGEPKSPPTRVVQFPGGSVRREALKTRAGHAGNEVSAWRLLLKPLVKGVDRDDERARHPARGAPRATPEPTAPAGAPPSTGGSPGHPRAYSASRSRNPQARWRLSGTLPEPPSRRSLKINSSSPARSPGVIKFDILWDRESSTWKSARLSALPWPEPPLQC encoded by the exons ATGCTTCCGGTTGGTCCGGAAGCGTCGCCATGGCAGGTACAGGGAGCCGCTCCGCCTGGAGTCCCGCCTCCGCGGCGTCAGGGACTTACCTGGGCGACTAGTGTTCTAGCCCCCGGCGAACCGGACGGTGCTGTCCTGGGCCTGGACCACCCTCCCTGCCGCCGCTGCCGAACTCCGGAAGGCCTGG AGGGTGAAGCTTTAGGGGAGCCCAAATCACCGCCGACCCGTGTTGTGCAGTTTCCTGGAGGGAGCGTTCGTCGCGAGGCGCTGAAGACTAGAGCGGGGCACGCGGGGAACGAAGTCTCTGCCTGGCGGCTCCTACTCAAGCCGCTCGTCAAGGGCGTGGACCGGGATGACGAAAGGGCGCGCCACCCAGCACGGGGGGCTCCCCGGGCCACCCCCGAGCCTACAGCGCCAGCCGGAGCGCCACCCAGCACGGGGGGCTCCCCGGGCCACCCCCGAGCCTACAGCGCCAGCCGGAGCCGGAATCCCCAAGCCCGTTGGCGGCTCTCGGGGACCCTGCCGGAGCCTCCTTCCCGCCGCAGTTTGAA GATTAACTCATCTTCACCAGCGAGGAGCCCAGGAGTCATTAAGTTCGACATTCTGTGGGATCGTGAGTCCTCCACGTGGAAGTCAGCACGCCTCTCCGCG TTGCCTTGGCCAGAACCTCCattacaatgttga
- the LOC113936472 gene encoding uncharacterized protein LOC113936472 isoform X1, with protein MLPVGPEASPWQVQGAAPPGVPPPRRQGLTWATSVLAPGEPDGAVLGLDHPPCRRCRTPEGLEGEALGEPKSPPTRVVQFPGGSVRREALKTRAGHAGNEVSAWRLLLKPLVKGVDRDDERARHPARGAPRATPEPTAPAGAPPSTGGSPGHPRAYSASRSRNPQARWRLSGTLPEPPSRRSLKINSSSPARSPGVIKFDILWDRESSTWKSARLSAVSGHAEASACTALPCCLCHQLSIQPRFSRPRDLMVELHPGFVSCVYVLNIYRWRHFYFSQMRDTSTHDAHISGLESQSCSTRVPR; from the exons ATGCTTCCGGTTGGTCCGGAAGCGTCGCCATGGCAGGTACAGGGAGCCGCTCCGCCTGGAGTCCCGCCTCCGCGGCGTCAGGGACTTACCTGGGCGACTAGTGTTCTAGCCCCCGGCGAACCGGACGGTGCTGTCCTGGGCCTGGACCACCCTCCCTGCCGCCGCTGCCGAACTCCGGAAGGCCTGG AGGGTGAAGCTTTAGGGGAGCCCAAATCACCGCCGACCCGTGTTGTGCAGTTTCCTGGAGGGAGCGTTCGTCGCGAGGCGCTGAAGACTAGAGCGGGGCACGCGGGGAACGAAGTCTCTGCCTGGCGGCTCCTACTCAAGCCGCTCGTCAAGGGCGTGGACCGGGATGACGAAAGGGCGCGCCACCCAGCACGGGGGGCTCCCCGGGCCACCCCCGAGCCTACAGCGCCAGCCGGAGCGCCACCCAGCACGGGGGGCTCCCCGGGCCACCCCCGAGCCTACAGCGCCAGCCGGAGCCGGAATCCCCAAGCCCGTTGGCGGCTCTCGGGGACCCTGCCGGAGCCTCCTTCCCGCCGCAGTTTGAA GATTAACTCATCTTCACCAGCGAGGAGCCCAGGAGTCATTAAGTTCGACATTCTGTGGGATCGTGAGTCCTCCACGTGGAAGTCAGCACGCCTCTCCGCGGTCAGTGGCCATGCAGAAGCTTCCGCTTGCACAGCTCTTCCTTGCTGCCTTTGCCACCAGCTCAGCATTCAGCCTCGTTTCTCTCGTCCCAGGGACCTAATGGTAGAg CTGCATCCTGGTTTTGTCAGTTGTGTTTACGTCCTGAACATCTATAGATGGAGACATTTTTACTTCTCACAAATGAGGGACACATCAACCCACGATGCTCACATCTCTGGCTTGGAGAGCCAGTCTTGCTCCACCAGAGTCCCCAGATGA
- the LOC113936472 gene encoding uncharacterized protein LOC113936472 isoform X3 — protein MLPVGPEASPWQVQGAAPPGVPPPRRQGLTWATSVLAPGEPDGAVLGLDHPPCRRCRTPEGLEGEALGEPKSPPTRVVQFPGGSVRREALKTRAGHAGNEVSAWRLLLKPLVKGVDRDDERARHPARGAPRATPEPTAPAGAPPSTGGSPGHPRAYSASRSRNPQARWRLSGTLPEPPSRRSLKINSSSPARSPGVIKFDILWDRESSTWKSARLSAVSGHAEASACTALPCCLCHQLSIQPRFSRPRDLMLPWPEPPLQC, from the exons ATGCTTCCGGTTGGTCCGGAAGCGTCGCCATGGCAGGTACAGGGAGCCGCTCCGCCTGGAGTCCCGCCTCCGCGGCGTCAGGGACTTACCTGGGCGACTAGTGTTCTAGCCCCCGGCGAACCGGACGGTGCTGTCCTGGGCCTGGACCACCCTCCCTGCCGCCGCTGCCGAACTCCGGAAGGCCTGG AGGGTGAAGCTTTAGGGGAGCCCAAATCACCGCCGACCCGTGTTGTGCAGTTTCCTGGAGGGAGCGTTCGTCGCGAGGCGCTGAAGACTAGAGCGGGGCACGCGGGGAACGAAGTCTCTGCCTGGCGGCTCCTACTCAAGCCGCTCGTCAAGGGCGTGGACCGGGATGACGAAAGGGCGCGCCACCCAGCACGGGGGGCTCCCCGGGCCACCCCCGAGCCTACAGCGCCAGCCGGAGCGCCACCCAGCACGGGGGGCTCCCCGGGCCACCCCCGAGCCTACAGCGCCAGCCGGAGCCGGAATCCCCAAGCCCGTTGGCGGCTCTCGGGGACCCTGCCGGAGCCTCCTTCCCGCCGCAGTTTGAA GATTAACTCATCTTCACCAGCGAGGAGCCCAGGAGTCATTAAGTTCGACATTCTGTGGGATCGTGAGTCCTCCACGTGGAAGTCAGCACGCCTCTCCGCGGTCAGTGGCCATGCAGAAGCTTCCGCTTGCACAGCTCTTCCTTGCTGCCTTTGCCACCAGCTCAGCATTCAGCCTCGTTTCTCTCGTCCCAGGGACCTAATG TTGCCTTGGCCAGAACCTCCattacaatgttga
- the LOC113936472 gene encoding uncharacterized protein LOC113936472 isoform X2 → MLPVGPEASPWQVQGAAPPGVPPPRRQGLTWATSVLAPGEPDGAVLGLDHPPCRRCRTPEGLEGEALGEPKSPPTRVVQFPGGSVRREALKTRAGHAGNEVSAWRLLLKPLVKGVDRDDERARHPARGAPRATPEPTAPAGAPPSTGGSPGHPRAYSASRSRNPQARWRLSGTLPEPPSRRSLKINSSSPARSPGVIKFDILWDRESSTWKSARLSAVSGHAEASACTALPCCLCHQLSIQPRFSRPRDLMVELPWPEPPLQC, encoded by the exons ATGCTTCCGGTTGGTCCGGAAGCGTCGCCATGGCAGGTACAGGGAGCCGCTCCGCCTGGAGTCCCGCCTCCGCGGCGTCAGGGACTTACCTGGGCGACTAGTGTTCTAGCCCCCGGCGAACCGGACGGTGCTGTCCTGGGCCTGGACCACCCTCCCTGCCGCCGCTGCCGAACTCCGGAAGGCCTGG AGGGTGAAGCTTTAGGGGAGCCCAAATCACCGCCGACCCGTGTTGTGCAGTTTCCTGGAGGGAGCGTTCGTCGCGAGGCGCTGAAGACTAGAGCGGGGCACGCGGGGAACGAAGTCTCTGCCTGGCGGCTCCTACTCAAGCCGCTCGTCAAGGGCGTGGACCGGGATGACGAAAGGGCGCGCCACCCAGCACGGGGGGCTCCCCGGGCCACCCCCGAGCCTACAGCGCCAGCCGGAGCGCCACCCAGCACGGGGGGCTCCCCGGGCCACCCCCGAGCCTACAGCGCCAGCCGGAGCCGGAATCCCCAAGCCCGTTGGCGGCTCTCGGGGACCCTGCCGGAGCCTCCTTCCCGCCGCAGTTTGAA GATTAACTCATCTTCACCAGCGAGGAGCCCAGGAGTCATTAAGTTCGACATTCTGTGGGATCGTGAGTCCTCCACGTGGAAGTCAGCACGCCTCTCCGCGGTCAGTGGCCATGCAGAAGCTTCCGCTTGCACAGCTCTTCCTTGCTGCCTTTGCCACCAGCTCAGCATTCAGCCTCGTTTCTCTCGTCCCAGGGACCTAATGGTAGAg TTGCCTTGGCCAGAACCTCCattacaatgttga